The following coding sequences lie in one Daphnia pulex isolate KAP4 chromosome 1, ASM2113471v1 genomic window:
- the LOC124188869 gene encoding uncharacterized protein LOC124188869, with protein MTTHAATSYYTEASNCYTEAPADFSTKTVEYYTEAAKYFSAPIYATTAEAAKYYAVPTCYTQAALSCYVEQKYYTDAPVYYTTTLATPSFNTAAPKYYTEEAAYYTTTYAA; from the exons atgactacgcatgctgccacatcctactacaccgaggcttctaa ctgctacaccgaggctcccgctgatttctccaccaagacggttgaatactacaccgaagcggcaaagtacttctctgccccgatctacgcAACCACagctgaggcggccaagtattacgcagtcccgacttgctacacacaggccgctctttcgtgctatgttgaacagaaatactacactgatgctccagtctactacaccacgaccctCGCTACACCTAGCTTCAACACCGcggcccccaagtactacaccgaagaagccgcctattacacaactacgtacgctgcctag
- the LOC124198485 gene encoding secretin receptor-like isoform X5: MHELAALLDRLESDCLEASLTSDTELKGEECPRIWDGLLCWPPTPANVTSHLACPGYVDGFDVLALATRHCTEEATWYFNLQENRTWTNYSSCGLSRHSPFNTTLFETWLPIIRRISQVGYGVSLGTLLIALCILASFKKLYCPRNTLHMHLFISFIMRAFMALLRDNLFVDGLDSLALSTEEALVEAASDGVLHQYPGTSGWECKLVTSLWQYFIMANYSWILMEGLYLHNLIFLALFTDSSAITIYIILGWGLPFIFVSSWVVMRIIFENLLCWTTNENKIIFWLLIRGPITASILVNLIFFLHIAWVLLSKLRSSVSAETRKYRYRKWAKSTLVLVPLFGVHYTVYCIMHGADGLGEAVEVALLVSDQLFASFQGFLVALLYCLMNGEVRGELSRRWKRFRQNHNLDSPWSQYSITNNSRILHLNGCRTNTTRGWRTSFHSIQITSTGGDRRDYRLRSLTPPFIACYNSNPNNSATSYDSGTRSTSITGSLHQSVSNNSSTAAGLTRTCCSKPITIANRLEKIVSESEESEHLDIRTHQDHDEAISLADLTIKPLKAISKTSL; encoded by the exons ATGCATGAATTGGCGGCCCTGCTCGACCGTTTGGAAAGCGATTGCTTGGAAGCGTCGTTGACATCAGACACGGAACTCAAAG GAGAGGAATGTCCCCGCATCTGGGATGGCCTTTTGTGCTGGCCACCAACACCGGCCAACGTCACGAGCCATCTGGCCTGTCCGGGCTACGTCGACGGCTTTGACGTCCTG GCTTTGGCGACTCGGCACTGCACGGAAGAAGCGACGTGGTACTTTAACCTCCAAGAAAATAGAACTTGGACCAATTACTCATCGTGCGGACTGTCTCGGCACTCGCCATTCAATACGACGCTCTTCGAG ACTTGGCTGCCAATCATCAGGAGGATATCGCAGGTCGGTTACGGCGTTTCTCTCGGCACCTTGCTCATCGCCCTCTGCATTTTAGCGTCGTTCAA GAAGCTGTACTGTCCTCGCAACACTCTCCACATGCATCTGTTCATCTCTTTCATCATGAGGGCCTTCATGGCCCTCCTCAGAGATAACCTCTTTGTCGACGGACTGGATAGCTTGGCCTTGTCAACCGAAGAGGCCCTGGTCGAAGCCGCCAGCGACGGCGTCCTTCATCAGTATCCCGGCACGAGCGGC TGGGAGTGCAAATTAGTGACGAGCTTGTGGCAGTATTTCATCATGGCCAATTACTCTTGGATATTGATGGAAGGCCTCTACTTGCACAACTTAATTTTCCTGGCGCTTTTCACCGACTCGAGTGCCATCACCATTTACATCATCCTCGGATGGG GATTACCCTTCATATTCGTCTCGTCGTGGGTTGTCATGCGCATCATCTTTGAAAATCTCCTGTGCTGGACGACGAACGAGAACAAAATCATATTTTGGTTGCTCATCCGGGGTCCTATCACAGCTTCTATTTTG gtcaatttgattttctttctgcaCATTGCTTGGGTGCTCCTGTCAAAGTTAAGATCGTCTGTTTCTGCAGAGACACGCAAGTACAGGTACAG GAAATGGGCAAAGTCGACGCTGGTGCTGGTGCCTCTCTTCGGAGTTCATTACACCGTCTATTGCATCATGCACGGAGCCGATGGACTCGGCGAAGCCGTCGAAGTGGCCCTACTCGTCTCTGACCAACTTTTCGCTTCGTTTCAA GGATTTTTGGTGGCCCTCCTCTACTGTCTGATGAACGGCGAGGTGCGAGGTGAACTTTCCCGTCGCTGGAAGCGATTCCGTCAAAATCACAATTTGGACTCGCCCTGGTCGCAGTACAGCATCACCAACAACTCGAG GATTCTTCATTTGAATGGATGCAGGACAAACACGACGCGCGGGTGGCGGACGTCGTTTCACTCGATTCAGATCACGTCGACGGGCGGCGACCGGCGCGACTACCGACTCCGCTCTCTCACCCCGCCCTTTATAGCGTGTTACAATAGCAATCCCAACAACTCTGCCACCAGCTACGACTCTGGCACGCGATCCACTTCCATTACCGGCTCTCTCCATCAATCagtcagcaacaacagcagcacggcgGCCGGCCTGACACGGACGTGCTGTTCAAAGCCAATCACCATTGCAAATCGTCTGGAGAAG ATCGTTAGCGAGAGCGAAGAATCCGAGCATTTGGATATCCGGACTCATCAAGACCATGACGAAGCGATATCTTTAGCCGATTTGACCATCAAACCTCTCAAGGCTATATCTAAAACTTCTTTGTaa
- the LOC124198478 gene encoding piwi-like protein Siwi, protein MSDQDAHGRSRGRARSLRGESDPDESIRRPREHGTAPYTTHPPHHAGRAGSRERILEEPESKPLQRSGSGGRAVLSREAPQEQSGAPHGRASFHGGAAPLAGASSGEGTTVGGRGASRFREQREAMIVTRPSADFSKLGRTGTELPVTSNYFELMKRPDMHLLQYRVDFVPDVDHIGARKALIRVHEAQLGKYLFDGTLLYNITRLPQPLELLSKRISDNSDVAIHLRLVGEIHKDDAAYTTVMNIILRRCLGMLNLTLWKRDYYDPAAATEIPQHFLNIWPGYVTTIRHHEEGFLLGVEIIHRVLRRDSALDVMQKIRQAGGDFQAMCSAELVGKVVMTHYNKRTYRIDDIDFTKNPNSTFHLRREDRDISYLEYYKTRYNIEVRQPTQPLLVSRPTRRDANRGDDQPIFLIPELCGMTGLTDDQKKNFTLMKDVGNITRVMPDKRVESLMRFRKRLADNPEIQRELNSWGLNFAGDIVRINARVIPPQTIQQGGNSFTTQDGDWSRNIQRSKMCVTVELRDWALFTPSSMTQEVKPFIQMVQNVGRGQGFDIPDPVVSQMQMDRTSNYVDAIRNECRQKGFSLIFCVLRSARADTYSSIKKLTCAEFGIPSQVITGRNIKGQPGKLMSIATKVMIQIASKLGAEPWRVSVPNTKWMVIGYDTYHDARQRKAVGAFVASTNPTFSKYYSSVKIHENNEEISPSFKDHLFGALKAYFIVNDKTLPTSIIVYRDGVGAGDIPRLKDTEIAALKEACREAGIRTAGLRGTTEYTPSIAFIVVSKRINTRFFQMSGRSPMNPVCGTVVDSKVTLQERYDFFLVSQKVTQGTVSPTSYNIIEDDTGISPDIHQRLAYALTHLYYNWPGTLRIPAPIQYAHKLAYLVGESIMQQPHDNLSRLPYYL, encoded by the exons ATGTCAGATCAAGATGCTCATGGACGTTCACGAGGCCGGGCACGTAGTTTACGTGGAGAATCGGATCCGGACGAATCCATTCGAAGACCAAGAGAACATGGAACAGCCCCATATACAACTCATCCACCTCAT CATGCGGGGCGAGCCGGAAGCCGTGAACGCATTTTAGAAGAACCCGAAAGTAAACCTTTGCAGCGCTCAGGTTCAGGTGGTCGAGCTGTGCTAAGTCGTGAAGCTCCACAGGAACAATCTGGGGCTCCACATGGTAGGGCATCCTTTCATGGAGGGGCTGCTCCTCTGGCCGGGGCTTCAAGTGGAGAAGGAACAACTGTTGGTGGCCGTGGAGCCAGTCGTTTTCGCGAGCAGAGGGAAGCAATGATTGTCACTCGACCTTCGGCCGACTTCAGTAAATTGG GGCGAACTGGCACGGAACTTCCTGTGACTTCAAACTATTTTGAACTTATGAAGCGCCCTGATATGCATTTGCTGCAATATCGCGTTGACTTCGTTCCTGACGTTGACCATATTGGTGCCCGTAAGGCACTAATCCGCGTACATGAGGCCCAACTGGGAAAGTATCTTTTTGATGGAACTCTGCTTTACAATATCACTCGCCTTCCCCAA ccgCTGGAGCTCTTATCTAAACGCATTTCAGATAACTCGGATGTTGCTATTCATTTACGATTAGTCGGAGAAATTCACAAGGATGACGCTGCTTATACAACA GTTATGAATATTATATTGAGACGTTGTCTTGGCATGCTTAATCTAACTCTTTGGAAACGGGATTACTATGATCCGGCAGCTGCCACAGAAATTCCA caacattttttgaatatttggccTGGGTATGTCACTACTATACGCCACCACGAAGAAGGATTTTTGTTAGGAGTTGAAATCATTCATCGTGTTTTGCGTCGAGATTCTGCCTTGGATGTGATGCAAAAAATTCGCCAGGCTGGTGGTGACTTTCAG GCAATGTGCTCTGCAGAGCTAGTGGGAAAAGTTGTCATGACTCACTATAACAAGAGAACTTACCGAATCGATGACATTGACTTCACGAAAAATCCGAACTCAACTTTTCATCTTCGAAGGGAAGATCGTGACATTTCATACTTGGAGTATTACAAGACTCGCTACAACATCGAAGTGAGACAACCCACACAGCCTTTGTTGGTGTCTCGCCCCACTCGTCGTGACGCCAATCGAGGTGACGATCAACCGATCTTTCTTATTCCTGAGCTCTGTGGAATGACTGGCCTAACAGATgaccaaaa gaaaaactTTACCCTTATGAAAGATGTTGGCAACATCACACGCGTAATGCCAGACAAGCGTGTTGAGAGCCTAATGAGGTTTCGCAAACGATTGGCGGACAACCCGGAA ATTCAAAGAGAACTCAATAGCTGGGGATTAAATTTTGCTGGCGACATAGTTCGGATAAACGCGCGTGTAATTCCTCCACAAACGATTCAACAGGGCGGTAATAGTTTTACAACCCAGGATGGAGACTGGAGTCGAAATATTCAAC GGTCCAAAATGTGTGTAACGGTGGAACTCCGTGATTGGGCTTTGTTCACCCCATCTTCCATGACGCAAGAAGTAAAACCTTTCATTCAAATGGTCCAAAATGTTGGACGTGGACAAGGATTTGATATCCCAGATCCTGTtgt TTCCCAGATGCAAATGGATCGTACGTCAAATTACGTTGATGCGATTCGTAATGAATGTCGCCAAAAAGGATTTAGTCTGATATTTTGTGTACTACGAAGCGCTCGTGCTGACACGTATTCTTCAATTAAGAAGCTGACATGTGCAGAATTTGGTATTCCTTCACag GTAATTACCGGGCGGAACATAAAGGGACAACCAGGCAAACTCATGTCGATTGCTACAAAAGTCATGATCCAAATTGCATCCAAATTAGGAGCAGAACCTTGGAGAGTCTCGGTTCCTAACACT aaatGGATGGTAATCGGTTATGACACGTACCATGATGCTCGTCAGAGAAAAGCTGTAGGGGCATTTGTTGCCTCCACTAACCCAACGTTTTCCAAATACTATTCTTCTGTCAAAATCCACGAAAACAATGAAGAGATTTCTCCAAGTTTCAAAGACCATCTTTTCGGAGCATTGAA AgcttattttattgtaaacgATAAGACTTTGCCGACATCCATCATTGTTTACCGTGATGGTGTAGGAGCTGGCGATATTCCACGCCTGAAAGATACAGAAATCGCCGCGTTGAAG GAAGCCTGCCGTGAAGCTGGCATAAGGACTGCGGGACTTCGTGGAACAACAGAGTACACTCCTTCCATTGCTTTCATCGTTGTCAGCAAGCGCATCAACActcgtttttttcaaatgagtgGTCGTAGCCCGATGAATCCTGTTTGTGGCACGGTTGTGGACAGTAAAGTGACGCTACAAGAGAgatacgatttttttcttgtttcacaAAAAGTCACTCAAGGGACTGTCTCACCTACAAGTTACAATATCATAGAAGATGATACTGGTATCAGTCCTGACATCCACCAGAGGTTGGCGTACGCCCTAACGCATCTCTACTACAATTGGCCg ggTACTTTGCGTATCCCAGCTCCGATCCAGTATGCTCATAAACTGGCATACCTAGTTGGTGAATCCATTATGCAGCAACCGCACGACAATTTATCGAGACTTCCTTACTATCTTTAA